In Agrobacterium tumefaciens, a single genomic region encodes these proteins:
- the nrdR gene encoding transcriptional regulator NrdR yields the protein MRCPFCGSEDTQVKDSRPAEDNTSIRRRRICPDCGGRFTTYERVQLRELMVIKKSGRKLPFDREKLVRSFEIALRKRPVDRDRIERAVSGIARRLESSGETEIPSEEIGLQVLEALKSLDDVAFVRYASVYRDFSHAEDFENVIAEINAKIARDTDAGV from the coding sequence ATGCGCTGCCCCTTTTGCGGTTCCGAAGACACACAGGTCAAGGACTCGCGTCCGGCGGAGGACAACACCTCCATCCGTCGGCGGCGCATCTGCCCGGATTGCGGCGGCCGCTTCACGACCTATGAGCGCGTGCAACTGCGCGAGCTGATGGTCATCAAGAAAAGCGGCCGCAAGTTGCCTTTCGATCGGGAAAAGCTGGTGCGATCCTTCGAGATCGCGCTGCGCAAGCGCCCGGTTGACCGCGACCGGATCGAGCGTGCCGTCTCCGGCATTGCCCGCCGCCTGGAAAGCTCCGGCGAGACGGAAATCCCCTCGGAAGAAATCGGCCTGCAGGTTCTGGAGGCGCTGAAAAGCCTCGATGACGTGGCTTTTGTGCGCTACGCCTCGGTCTATCGTGATTTCAGCCATGCCGAGGATTTCGAGAACGTGATTGCCGAAATCAACGCCAAAATCGCCCGCGATACGGACGCCGGAGTGTAG
- a CDS encoding sodium-translocating pyrophosphatase, with protein sequence MTVIPIVILCGVLSVVYAVWATKSVLDADQGNERMREIAGYIREGAQAYLTRQYLTIAVVGLIVAILAWYLLSSMAAIGFIIGAVLSGVAGFVGMHVSVRANLRTAQAASHSLSAGLDIAFKSGAITGMLVAGLALLGVSIYYYILTAVMGHPAGSREVIDALVSLGFGASLISIFARLGGGIFTKGADVGGDLVGKVEAGIPEDDPRNPATIADNVGDNVGDCAGMAADLFETYAVSVVATMVLAAIFFAGTPILESAMVYPLAICGACILTSIAGTFFVKLGTNNSIMGALYKGLIATGIFSVVGLAVATYATVGWGTIGTVAGMEITGTNLFFCGLVGLVVTALIVVITEYYTGTNKRPVNSIAQASVTGHGTNVIQGLAVSLESTALPAIVIVGGIIATYQLGGLFGTGIAVTAMLGLAGMIVALDAFGPVTDNAGGIAEMAGLDPDVRKATDALDAVGNTTKAVTKGYAIGSAGLGALVLFAAYANDLSYFAANGDTYPYFKDVGEISFSLANPYVVAGLLFGGLIPYLFGGIAMTAVGKAASAIVEEVRRQFREKPGIMAGTEKPDYGKAVDLLTKAAIREMVIPSLLPVLAPLVVYFGVLLISGSKASAFAALGASLLGVIINGLFVAISMTSGGGAWDNAKKSFEDGFVDKDGVRHVKGSEAHKASVTGDTVGDPYKDTAGPAVNPAIKITNIVALLLLAVLAH encoded by the coding sequence ATGACCGTAATACCCATAGTAATTTTATGCGGTGTCCTGTCCGTGGTTTACGCGGTATGGGCGACCAAGAGTGTTCTCGATGCCGATCAGGGCAACGAGCGTATGCGTGAAATAGCAGGTTATATCCGTGAAGGCGCACAGGCTTATCTCACCCGTCAATATCTCACCATCGCCGTCGTCGGACTGATCGTCGCCATTCTGGCCTGGTATCTCTTGTCCTCCATGGCGGCCATCGGCTTCATCATCGGCGCGGTTCTGTCTGGTGTCGCCGGTTTCGTCGGCATGCATGTTTCCGTGCGCGCCAATCTGCGCACCGCGCAGGCCGCCTCGCACAGCCTTTCCGCCGGTCTCGATATCGCCTTCAAGTCGGGCGCCATCACCGGCATGCTGGTGGCGGGTCTCGCGCTGCTCGGCGTCTCCATCTATTATTACATCCTGACAGCAGTGATGGGCCATCCGGCCGGCTCGCGTGAGGTGATCGATGCGCTGGTGTCGCTCGGCTTCGGCGCCTCGCTGATCTCCATCTTCGCCCGTCTCGGCGGCGGCATCTTTACCAAGGGCGCCGATGTCGGCGGCGATCTCGTCGGCAAGGTCGAGGCCGGCATTCCCGAGGACGACCCGCGCAACCCGGCAACCATCGCCGACAATGTCGGCGATAACGTCGGTGACTGCGCCGGTATGGCGGCGGACCTGTTCGAGACCTATGCCGTCTCTGTTGTCGCGACCATGGTTCTCGCCGCGATCTTCTTTGCCGGAACGCCGATACTGGAAAGCGCCATGGTCTATCCGCTGGCGATCTGCGGCGCCTGCATCCTGACCTCGATTGCCGGCACGTTCTTCGTGAAGCTCGGCACCAACAACTCCATCATGGGCGCACTCTACAAGGGGCTCATCGCCACCGGCATCTTCTCCGTCGTCGGCCTAGCGGTGGCAACCTATGCCACGGTCGGCTGGGGAACGATCGGCACGGTGGCCGGCATGGAGATCACCGGCACCAACCTCTTCTTCTGCGGATTGGTCGGCCTCGTCGTAACGGCGCTGATCGTCGTCATCACCGAATATTATACCGGCACCAACAAGCGGCCGGTCAACTCCATCGCCCAGGCATCGGTTACCGGCCATGGCACCAACGTCATCCAGGGCCTCGCGGTCTCGCTGGAATCAACGGCGCTGCCGGCCATCGTCATCGTCGGCGGCATCATCGCAACCTACCAGCTCGGCGGCCTGTTCGGCACAGGTATCGCCGTTACCGCCATGCTCGGACTGGCGGGCATGATCGTGGCACTCGACGCCTTCGGTCCGGTCACGGACAATGCCGGCGGCATTGCCGAAATGGCCGGTCTTGATCCGGATGTGCGCAAGGCGACCGACGCGCTGGATGCCGTCGGCAACACCACCAAGGCGGTGACCAAGGGTTACGCCATCGGTTCGGCCGGTCTCGGCGCGCTGGTATTGTTTGCGGCCTATGCCAACGACCTGTCCTATTTCGCGGCTAATGGCGATACCTATCCTTACTTCAAGGACGTCGGAGAAATCTCCTTCAGCCTCGCCAATCCTTACGTGGTTGCCGGCCTGCTGTTCGGCGGTCTCATCCCCTATCTCTTCGGCGGCATCGCCATGACGGCCGTGGGCAAGGCGGCAAGCGCCATCGTCGAGGAAGTCCGCCGCCAGTTCCGCGAAAAACCCGGCATCATGGCCGGTACGGAGAAACCTGATTACGGCAAGGCCGTGGACCTGCTGACCAAGGCTGCGATCAGGGAAATGGTCATCCCGTCGCTTCTGCCGGTTCTGGCGCCTCTCGTGGTTTATTTCGGGGTGCTGTTGATCTCGGGCTCCAAGGCATCAGCCTTTGCCGCGCTGGGTGCATCCTTGCTGGGTGTCATCATCAACGGGCTGTTCGTGGCAATTTCCATGACGTCTGGCGGTGGCGCATGGGACAATGCCAAGAAGAGCTTCGAAGACGGCTTCGTCGACAAGGACGGCGTGCGCCACGTCAAGGGTTCCGAGGCGCACAAGGCGTCGGTGACGGGCGACACGGTTGGTGATCCCTACAAGGATACCGCAGGTCCAGCCGTCAACCCGGCCATCAAGATCACCAATATCGTGGCGCTGCTGCTGCTGGCGGTTCTTGCCCACTAA
- a CDS encoding 6,7-dimethyl-8-ribityllumazine synthase — translation MSKPHLLIVEARFYDDMADALLEGAKFALEEAGATYDVITVPGALEIPAAIAMALDGADNDGTEYDGFVALGMVIRGETYHFDIVSNESSRALMDLAVSESLPIGNGILTVENDEQAWARVRRSDKDKGGFAARAALTMIELKKKLGG, via the coding sequence ATGTCCAAACCCCATCTTCTTATCGTGGAAGCACGTTTTTATGACGATATGGCGGATGCCCTTCTCGAGGGCGCGAAGTTCGCGCTCGAGGAAGCTGGCGCCACCTATGACGTCATCACCGTTCCCGGCGCGCTGGAAATCCCTGCCGCCATCGCCATGGCGCTCGATGGAGCGGACAATGACGGCACGGAATATGACGGCTTCGTCGCACTCGGCATGGTCATTCGTGGCGAGACCTATCACTTCGATATCGTCTCCAACGAATCCTCCCGCGCCCTGATGGATCTCGCCGTCAGCGAATCGCTGCCGATCGGCAACGGCATCCTCACCGTCGAAAATGACGAGCAGGCCTGGGCGCGCGTGCGCCGCTCCGACAAGGACAAGGGCGGTTTCGCTGCCCGTGCGGCGCTCACGATGATCGAGCTGAAAAAGAAACTGGGTGGCTGA
- a CDS encoding outer membrane protein assembly factor BamE has translation MIAVGEKQLSKQKSASHGKILSKTAIAIVLASGLLSACTSTTDVFHNGYVMDDQSLQLIPEGSSREQVLLTMGTPSTTATFGNEVFYYISQKRVRRVAFMKPSLVEQNILAIYFNKDGVIERKANYALQDGKVFDTISRTTPTGGKDLTFLQQLLSGGTSGSNIAKSILGQGGNTP, from the coding sequence ATGATCGCAGTCGGGGAAAAGCAGTTGAGCAAGCAGAAATCCGCAAGTCACGGCAAAATTCTGAGCAAAACCGCCATCGCAATCGTGCTCGCATCCGGCCTGCTTTCCGCCTGCACCAGCACGACAGATGTATTCCACAACGGCTACGTCATGGACGACCAATCGCTGCAGCTGATCCCGGAAGGTTCCAGCCGCGAGCAGGTTCTCCTGACCATGGGCACGCCCTCCACCACGGCGACCTTCGGCAACGAGGTATTCTATTACATCTCGCAGAAGCGCGTGCGCCGCGTGGCCTTCATGAAGCCGTCGCTGGTGGAGCAGAACATTCTCGCGATCTATTTCAACAAGGACGGCGTGATCGAGCGCAAGGCCAATTACGCGCTGCAGGACGGCAAGGTCTTCGATACGATTTCGCGCACCACGCCGACCGGCGGCAAGGATCTCACCTTCCTGCAGCAGTTGCTCTCTGGCGGCACCTCGGGCTCCAACATAGCCAAGAGCATTCTCGGCCAGGGCGGCAACACCCCCTGA
- a CDS encoding riboflavin synthase yields the protein MFTGIVTDVGTVSELEALPEGVRLRVATNYDPKTIDMGASISHGGVCLTVTKLPDDGSNERWYEVEAWEEALRLTTIAGWKQGTHVNLERALKIGDELGGHIVSGHVDGRAEILSVESEGEAVRIRLRAPAHLAKFVAPKGSVALDGTSLTVNAVEGTDFDVLLIRHTLAVTTWGERQPGDFVNFEVDTMARYAARLAEFPSASTRQEPIA from the coding sequence ATGTTTACCGGAATTGTCACCGATGTCGGAACCGTGTCCGAGCTGGAAGCGCTGCCGGAGGGTGTCCGCCTGCGCGTGGCGACCAATTACGATCCGAAGACCATCGATATGGGCGCATCGATCTCCCATGGCGGCGTGTGCCTGACGGTGACGAAGCTGCCTGATGACGGCAGCAATGAACGCTGGTACGAGGTCGAGGCGTGGGAAGAGGCGCTGCGCCTCACGACCATTGCAGGCTGGAAACAAGGCACCCACGTCAATCTGGAGCGGGCGCTCAAGATCGGCGACGAACTCGGTGGCCACATCGTCTCCGGCCATGTCGATGGCAGGGCGGAAATCCTGTCGGTCGAATCGGAAGGTGAGGCGGTGCGTATTCGCCTGCGCGCGCCTGCGCATCTGGCGAAATTCGTTGCCCCCAAGGGCTCCGTGGCGCTCGACGGTACGTCGCTCACCGTCAATGCCGTCGAAGGCACCGATTTCGACGTGCTGCTGATCCGTCACACGCTTGCCGTGACCACCTGGGGTGAACGACAGCCGGGTGATTTCGTCAATTTCGAAGTCGATACGATGGCGCGTTATGCCGCCAGGCTAGCGGAGTTTCCTTCGGCGTCAACCCGGCAGGAGCCCATTGCCTGA
- the ribD gene encoding bifunctional diaminohydroxyphosphoribosylaminopyrimidine deaminase/5-amino-6-(5-phosphoribosylamino)uracil reductase RibD — MTSRADDEKFMARAIEVSLRHQGQTLTNPSVGCVLVKDGKIIAEAVTAIGGRPHAERQALEIAGEAARGATAYVTLEPCSHWGKTPPCANALVEYGVARVVVAVDDPDERVSGRGYTILRDAGIVVETGLLRAEGKRALAGYLTRQVKKRPHVILKLAVSADGMIGREGEGQVAITGPESRHAVHELRARCDCILVGIRTAIADDPELTVRIAGMEQRSPVRIVLDRQFELPLTSKLVRSAREIPVVVAALPPSALPGISPARGEIDGAPSSPASTGREGESKARFKREASPLPISPLEGEMPGRAEGGNPDHRRQLLSNAGVQILEAPSLENLLHILADSGMSELLVEGGAFAAKSFLEAGLVDRIMLFESPVVIGEAGIETPLRHADITGDYALVSETAYGPDRCFDYERPI; from the coding sequence GTGACGAGCCGTGCCGATGACGAAAAATTCATGGCAAGGGCAATCGAGGTTTCGCTTCGCCATCAGGGCCAGACGCTGACCAATCCCTCCGTTGGCTGCGTGCTCGTCAAAGACGGGAAAATCATCGCCGAAGCCGTGACCGCCATCGGCGGCCGGCCCCATGCTGAACGGCAGGCGCTGGAAATCGCCGGCGAGGCGGCCCGTGGTGCTACCGCCTATGTGACGCTCGAACCATGCTCGCACTGGGGCAAAACCCCGCCATGCGCCAATGCCCTGGTGGAATACGGCGTCGCCCGTGTGGTGGTGGCGGTGGATGATCCGGATGAGCGCGTTTCGGGCCGCGGCTATACGATTTTACGGGATGCCGGCATTGTGGTGGAAACCGGACTGCTGCGTGCCGAGGGGAAGCGGGCGCTTGCCGGTTACCTCACACGCCAGGTGAAAAAACGCCCGCATGTGATTCTGAAGCTTGCCGTTTCTGCCGATGGCATGATCGGCCGGGAAGGCGAGGGGCAGGTGGCGATTACCGGTCCTGAGTCGCGGCATGCGGTCCATGAACTGCGGGCGCGTTGCGATTGTATTCTCGTCGGTATTCGCACTGCGATAGCGGATGACCCGGAACTGACGGTGCGGATCGCCGGCATGGAGCAGCGCTCGCCGGTGCGCATCGTGCTGGACCGGCAGTTTGAATTGCCGCTGACGTCGAAGCTGGTGCGGAGTGCGCGTGAAATTCCGGTGGTGGTTGCCGCTTTACCCCCCTCTGCCCTGCCGGGCATCTCCCCCGCAAGGGGGGAGATCGATGGAGCGCCATCTAGCCCTGCATCGACGGGCAGAGAGGGTGAATCGAAGGCGAGATTTAAGCGCGAGGCTAGCCCTTTGCCGATCTCCCCCCTTGAGGGGGAGATGCCCGGCCGGGCAGAGGGGGGTAACCCCGACCACCGCCGCCAACTCCTGAGCAACGCCGGCGTGCAAATCCTAGAAGCGCCATCGCTCGAAAACCTCCTCCACATCCTCGCCGATAGCGGCATGTCGGAACTTCTGGTCGAAGGCGGCGCCTTTGCCGCAAAATCATTCCTTGAAGCCGGGCTGGTGGACCGTATCATGCTGTTCGAAAGCCCTGTCGTGATCGGTGAGGCCGGCATTGAAACGCCGCTTCGTCATGCCGATATCACGGGCGATTATGCTCTGGTCAGCGAAACCGCCTATGGGCCGGATCGCTGCTTCGATTATGAAAGGCCGATTTGA
- the nusB gene encoding transcription antitermination factor NusB, producing MSDVENGGEPRQPSVKPANQRGAARLAAVQALYQMDVGGTGVMEVVAEYEAHRLGQEVDGDTYLKADPSWFRSIVSGVVRDQTKIDPLVRSALLEDWPLSRLDATVRAILRAGTFEILERKDVPVAVIVTEYVEIARAFFEHDEPKLVNAVLDRIAKQVRGEAKR from the coding sequence ATGTCGGATGTTGAAAACGGCGGCGAACCGCGCCAGCCTTCGGTAAAGCCCGCAAACCAGCGCGGCGCGGCCCGTCTTGCGGCCGTGCAGGCGCTTTACCAGATGGATGTCGGTGGAACCGGCGTGATGGAAGTCGTTGCCGAATATGAGGCGCACCGTCTGGGCCAGGAAGTCGATGGCGACACCTACCTGAAGGCCGATCCTTCGTGGTTCCGTTCGATCGTCTCGGGCGTCGTGCGCGATCAGACGAAAATCGATCCGCTCGTGCGCTCAGCCCTTCTGGAAGACTGGCCGCTTTCGCGTCTCGATGCCACCGTGCGCGCCATCCTGCGTGCCGGCACCTTCGAGATTCTGGAGCGTAAGGACGTGCCGGTTGCCGTCATCGTCACGGAATATGTCGAAATCGCCCGCGCTTTCTTCGAACATGACGAGCCCAAGCTGGTGAACGCGGTTCTGGACCGCATCGCCAAGCAGGTGCGCGGCGAGGCAAAACGCTGA
- a CDS encoding ubiquinol-cytochrome C chaperone family protein — MIFGLFRQKNNNRAIVDRQYATLTAAARTPGFYLDLGVPDTVMGRFEMLSVIMILYFRRTKSSGVSGQEIAQEIVDAFFQDIDHSIRELGIGDQGVPKRMKKFAGMFYGRLESYAAALDASDRAALAAALRRNIYPQVDDKAPEMDGLAGWMMEASQALAAQSEETIATGSLTLPLPGQ, encoded by the coding sequence ATGATATTCGGGCTGTTCAGACAGAAAAACAACAACCGCGCCATAGTCGATCGGCAATATGCGACCTTGACGGCGGCCGCGCGCACGCCCGGATTTTATCTCGATCTTGGTGTGCCCGATACCGTCATGGGCCGTTTCGAGATGCTCTCGGTCATCATGATTCTCTATTTTCGCCGCACCAAATCATCGGGCGTCAGCGGGCAGGAGATCGCCCAGGAGATCGTCGATGCCTTTTTCCAGGACATCGATCACTCCATCCGCGAATTGGGGATAGGCGACCAGGGTGTGCCGAAACGCATGAAGAAATTCGCTGGCATGTTCTATGGACGGCTCGAATCCTATGCGGCGGCGCTGGATGCATCCGACCGCGCCGCTCTTGCCGCAGCGCTCCGGCGCAATATATATCCGCAGGTAGACGACAAGGCCCCCGAGATGGATGGGCTGGCGGGCTGGATGATGGAAGCATCGCAAGCCCTTGCCGCCCAGTCCGAAGAGACGATTGCAACCGGAAGCCTGACGCTGCCCTTGCCTGGACAATGA
- a CDS encoding MFS transporter, which produces MSAVSVPGLEVQLDEAKRNVFLLTMAQAIMGSAAPLSFSVGALAGYQLLGADKSLATAPLTGFNIGVAFGAICVAAASRFLGRKAGFMVGALMCSIGGGIAAVALFRSDFWLFAVGLLLIGISGGFTQKIRFAAADASPSFYKPKAISWILAGGIISAIVGPQLAILGKDLLAPVTFAGAFIALVPLGLVSIAILAFLKLPDPKAASIHTEAVRPLSEIVRTQRFVTGMICGIGSYALMTFMMTGAPLAMVVGCGFPTELATLGIQWHVLAMFAPSFFTGMLISRFGAEKIVAAGLIVLMACAVVAHMGIELWNFWAALVLLGLGWNFGFIGATAIITSSYRPHEADKVQGFHDIVLFGTVALSSFSSGKVFTAWGWSVMNLVIWPVAGLCLVLVLSLLLRSRTNAA; this is translated from the coding sequence ATGAGCGCGGTTTCCGTCCCCGGACTAGAGGTTCAACTGGACGAGGCGAAGCGCAACGTCTTCCTTCTGACCATGGCGCAGGCGATCATGGGATCGGCCGCGCCTTTGAGCTTTTCGGTCGGCGCGCTCGCGGGTTATCAGTTGCTCGGCGCCGACAAGTCGCTGGCAACTGCGCCGCTCACCGGCTTCAACATCGGCGTGGCGTTTGGTGCCATCTGCGTTGCGGCTGCATCCCGTTTCCTCGGCCGCAAGGCCGGCTTCATGGTCGGCGCGCTGATGTGCTCCATCGGCGGCGGCATCGCCGCAGTCGCGCTCTTCCGCTCGGATTTCTGGCTGTTTGCCGTCGGACTGCTGCTGATCGGCATTTCTGGCGGCTTCACGCAGAAAATCCGCTTTGCGGCGGCCGACGCATCGCCGTCCTTTTACAAGCCTAAGGCAATCTCGTGGATTCTGGCGGGCGGCATCATCTCCGCCATTGTCGGGCCGCAACTGGCGATTCTCGGCAAGGATCTGCTTGCGCCGGTCACTTTTGCCGGCGCATTCATCGCGCTGGTGCCGCTCGGTCTCGTTTCGATCGCCATTCTGGCGTTCCTGAAATTACCCGACCCGAAGGCCGCGTCCATCCATACGGAGGCGGTGAGACCCCTGTCGGAAATCGTCCGTACCCAGCGTTTCGTCACCGGCATGATCTGCGGCATCGGTTCTTACGCCTTGATGACCTTCATGATGACCGGTGCGCCGCTTGCCATGGTGGTCGGCTGCGGTTTCCCGACCGAACTCGCCACGCTCGGCATCCAGTGGCACGTTCTCGCCATGTTCGCGCCGAGCTTCTTCACCGGCATGCTGATTTCCCGATTCGGCGCGGAAAAAATCGTGGCGGCTGGCCTCATCGTGCTGATGGCCTGCGCCGTCGTCGCCCATATGGGCATAGAACTGTGGAATTTCTGGGCAGCACTCGTTCTGCTCGGCCTTGGCTGGAATTTCGGTTTCATCGGCGCAACCGCCATCATCACATCAAGCTACCGCCCGCATGAGGCGGACAAGGTGCAGGGATTCCACGATATCGTGCTGTTCGGCACGGTGGCGTTGTCGTCCTTCTCCTCCGGCAAGGTGTTTACGGCCTGGGGCTGGTCGGTGATGAACCTTGTCATCTGGCCGGTTGCGGGCCTTTGCCTCGTGCTCGTCCTGTCGCTCCTGCTGAGGTCGCGCACGAACGCTGCGTAA
- a CDS encoding LysE family translocator translates to MPSFELLTAFFITTALFAYIPGPAMLYAAAQTMARGRFAGLMAVLGIHVGCYFHIFAAAAGLSVLFQAVPWLYLAVKLCGALYLVWLGFSMVRSKMEGEAVNLTIEPKSARRAFIDSIIVDVLNPKTALFFLAFLPQFVDPTAAFPVWLQFLILGIAVNLIFSSADLVGVLLAGAMVGRLKRSSTVQALARRAAGTVLMGLGVHLAFQKS, encoded by the coding sequence ATGCCGTCTTTTGAACTGCTGACAGCCTTTTTCATCACCACTGCCCTGTTTGCCTATATTCCCGGCCCGGCCATGCTTTATGCGGCCGCGCAAACCATGGCGCGTGGCCGGTTTGCCGGGTTGATGGCGGTGCTCGGCATCCATGTCGGCTGCTATTTCCATATCTTCGCGGCGGCGGCGGGCCTTTCGGTGCTGTTTCAGGCGGTGCCGTGGCTTTACCTCGCGGTGAAGCTGTGTGGCGCGCTTTATCTGGTCTGGCTCGGTTTCTCGATGGTGCGCAGCAAGATGGAAGGGGAGGCGGTCAATCTGACCATCGAACCGAAATCGGCACGTCGCGCGTTCATCGACAGCATCATCGTTGATGTGCTCAACCCGAAGACCGCGCTGTTTTTTCTTGCCTTCCTGCCGCAATTCGTTGATCCCACCGCCGCCTTTCCTGTCTGGCTGCAGTTCCTGATCCTCGGCATCGCCGTCAATCTCATCTTCTCGTCTGCCGATCTGGTCGGCGTGCTTCTGGCGGGCGCCATGGTTGGGCGTCTGAAACGATCCAGCACCGTGCAGGCTCTGGCCCGCCGCGCCGCCGGAACGGTGCTCATGGGACTTGGGGTCCATCTGGCCTTCCAGAAAAGCTGA
- the glyA gene encoding serine hydroxymethyltransferase: protein MSNTDAFFSRPLAEVDPDIFGAIEKELGRQRHEIELIASENIVSRAVLEAQGSIMTNKYAEGYPGKRYYGGCQFVDIAEELAIERAKKLFGVNFANVQPNSGSQMNQAVFLALLQPGDTFMGLDLNSGGHLTHGSPVNMSGKWFNVVSYGVREGDNLLDMDEVERKAKETRPKLILAGGTAYSRVWDWKRFREIADEVGAYLMVDMAHIAGLVAGGQHPSPFPHCHVATTTTHKSLRGPRGGMILTNDEDLAKKFNSAVFPGLQGGPLMHVIAAKAVAFGEALQPEFKDYAAQVVKNAKALAETLIEGGLDVVSGGTDNHLMLVDLRKKNATGKRAEAALGRAYVTCNKNGIPFDPEKPFVTSGVRLGTPAGTTRGFKEAEFREIGKLIVEVLDGLKVANSDEGNASVEAAVREKVVSLTDRFPMYPYM from the coding sequence ATGTCGAACACAGATGCTTTCTTCTCCCGTCCGCTTGCCGAAGTCGATCCGGATATTTTCGGCGCGATCGAGAAGGAACTGGGTCGCCAGCGCCACGAGATCGAACTGATCGCCTCGGAAAACATCGTTTCCCGCGCCGTGCTTGAAGCGCAGGGTTCGATCATGACCAACAAATATGCCGAAGGTTATCCGGGCAAGCGTTATTACGGCGGCTGCCAGTTCGTCGACATCGCTGAAGAGCTTGCCATCGAACGCGCCAAGAAGCTGTTCGGCGTCAACTTCGCCAACGTCCAGCCGAACTCCGGTTCGCAGATGAACCAGGCCGTGTTCCTCGCGCTGTTGCAGCCGGGTGATACCTTCATGGGGCTCGACCTGAACTCGGGAGGCCATCTGACGCACGGGTCGCCGGTCAACATGTCCGGCAAGTGGTTCAATGTCGTGTCCTACGGCGTGCGCGAAGGCGACAACCTGCTCGACATGGACGAAGTGGAGCGCAAGGCCAAGGAAACCCGGCCGAAGCTGATCCTCGCCGGCGGCACGGCCTATTCGCGCGTCTGGGACTGGAAGCGTTTCCGCGAGATCGCCGATGAAGTCGGCGCTTACCTCATGGTCGACATGGCCCACATCGCCGGTCTCGTCGCCGGTGGCCAGCATCCGTCGCCGTTCCCGCATTGCCACGTTGCCACCACCACCACGCACAAGTCGCTGCGCGGCCCGCGTGGCGGCATGATCCTCACCAATGACGAGGATCTGGCCAAGAAGTTCAACTCGGCAGTATTCCCCGGCCTGCAGGGCGGCCCGCTGATGCATGTCATCGCCGCCAAGGCGGTTGCCTTCGGTGAAGCATTACAGCCGGAATTCAAGGACTATGCCGCTCAGGTCGTCAAGAACGCCAAGGCACTGGCCGAAACCCTGATCGAAGGCGGCCTCGATGTCGTCTCCGGCGGCACCGACAACCACCTGATGCTGGTCGATCTCCGCAAGAAGAACGCTACCGGCAAGCGTGCGGAAGCAGCCCTCGGCCGCGCTTACGTGACCTGCAACAAAAACGGCATTCCTTTCGACCCGGAAAAGCCTTTCGTCACCTCTGGCGTCCGTCTCGGCACGCCGGCCGGCACGACGCGCGGTTTCAAGGAAGCGGAATTCCGCGAAATCGGCAAGCTGATCGTCGAGGTTCTCGACGGCCTGAAGGTTGCCAATTCGGACGAGGGCAATGCCTCGGTCGAGGCTGCGGTGCGTGAAAAGGTTGTCAGCCTGACCGACCGTTTCCCGATGTACCCTTACATGTAA
- a CDS encoding NAD(P)H-dependent oxidoreductase, producing the protein MRILVVLAHPLEESFAAGVAETIRRKLLANGHTVDFLDLYRENFDPRLTSAERAGYFQPDYDVSEAEPFVYRLQQADGLVLVFPQWWFNFPAILKGYVDRVFVPGVAFDNDPAGGRLRPKLKNIRVLWAFTTTGSPWWIVHLYMGNPVRRLLERGIAAFCARGLDFKLVNLYDMDRSNEEKRRAHLARVEMLVGRL; encoded by the coding sequence ATGCGGATTCTGGTGGTCCTCGCTCATCCACTGGAGGAAAGCTTCGCCGCGGGCGTTGCGGAGACAATACGGCGCAAACTCCTCGCGAACGGGCACACGGTCGATTTCCTGGATCTCTACCGAGAGAATTTCGATCCCCGGCTGACATCTGCCGAGCGCGCCGGTTATTTTCAGCCGGACTACGATGTTTCGGAGGCCGAGCCCTTCGTCTACCGTCTCCAGCAGGCGGATGGGCTTGTGCTGGTTTTCCCTCAGTGGTGGTTCAATTTTCCAGCGATCCTTAAAGGGTATGTCGATAGGGTTTTTGTTCCCGGCGTAGCCTTCGACAACGATCCGGCTGGTGGTCGACTCCGTCCAAAGCTTAAAAATATTCGCGTGTTGTGGGCCTTTACCACGACTGGCTCTCCATGGTGGATCGTGCATCTATATATGGGTAACCCCGTGAGAAGGCTGCTTGAGCGGGGCATCGCTGCATTTTGCGCGAGAGGTCTCGATTTCAAGCTGGTTAATCTCTACGATATGGACCGGTCGAACGAGGAGAAACGACGGGCGCATCTGGCACGAGTCGAGATGCTGGTCGGTCGCTTGTGA